The DNA region TGCTGCCCGGCATCCTCGGCCAGACCATCGCGATGGCCGGCATCGCACTGGGCACCAACCTCAACACCGACATCGAAAAGGGCATCTTCGACCGTTTCCGCTCGCTGCCGATCGGGCGGTCGGTGCCGCTGGTCGGTGCCGTGGTCGCCGACGTGGCCCGCTACCTCACGCTGTGTGTGGTCACCATGGGGGCCGGGTTCGCGATGGGCTTCCGGGTGCAGACCGGTCCGACGCAGGTCGTCGCCGCGATGGCCCTGTGTATCGGCTTCGCGTTGTGCTTCTGCTGGATCTCGGTGTTCATCGGGATGATCGCCCGCACCTCCGGTGCCGTGCAGGGAATCGGCTTCCTGATCGTGTTGCCGCTGAGCTTCGGCAGCAACACCTTCGTGCCGACCGAGACCATGCCGGGCTGGCTGCAGGCCTTCGTCAACGTCAATCCGATCTCGCATCTGGTCAGCACCGTACGGACCCTGATGCTGGGCGGCTCGTACGGCACCGACCTCGCCTGGACACTCGGCTGGATGGCGGTGCTGCTGGTCGTGTTCGTCCCGCTGGCGTTGTGGGGCTACCGGAAGCGGGCCTGAGGCTCATCCGGACCGGGGCTCCTCACCGGATCGAGATGTCTGAGCGGGTCGAGGTGCTGGAGCGCCTCGACCCGCGCCAGCGCCTGTCCCTGCTGATACAGCGACCAGAACTGCTCACCCAGGGCGACCTGAAGCCGTTGCCTGATCAGGGCGGCGGTCCAGTTGCTGCGGTCCTCGGCTCCGCGGACGGTGGTGGCGGCCCCGAGCACGATCGCCGCTTCCCGGCTGCGCCCGGTGGCAGCCAGCCAGGCGCCTTGGGCCACGCCGATGGCGGAGATGATCGGGCCGTCCATGGTCTGCATGGCGGCCGGGTAACCTTCGCGCAGATCTGCCGCCGCCTGCTCCAGATCCCCGTCGTCGGTCAGGCACTCCACCACAGCCGCGGCCGCCAGACCGATGCCTTGGACGTGGTCCAGCATCACCGTCGACTCGTGGCGCTCGCTCAGTGCGCGACGCAATTCGGCGACCAGCAACCGGGCCTGATCGTGCCGGCCGACCTGCAGCTCGAGCACGGCCAGCGAGGCGGTGGTGAACAGTTGCCGCTCGGGGTGCGGGCCCAGCGGTCCGCTGGTGGCCAGTTCGTCCAGCTCGGCGCGGGCAGCGGGGATGTCCCCGGAGCGGACGTACACATCCGCGATCTGCAGATGCAGGAACAGCTCGTCCTCGACCGACCCGAGCTCGCGAATGCAGCGTCGGGCCTGCAGATAGTCCGCCAGCGCGTCGGCCAGCCGGCCATCGAGGGTGGCGAGCTGGGCCCGCGCCATCAAGCAGGTGGACAGTCCCCAGCGGTCACCGAGGGCGACGAACGCGGGATAGGCGAGGTCGACTGCCGCACGCATGCGTTCGATCTCGCCGGAGTTCTCGTACAGGTTCGCGGCGGTCGCCTGCGACGCTGCCCGTAGCCAAGGGTCGTCCGACCGTCCGGCCTCGGCCAACAAGACATCGGCCAGGTCCAGCTCGCCGGCAAAGGCCGCGACCATCGGCCGGAGCACGCCGAGACTGGGAAACGGCGGGGGACCGGCCGTGGCCAGCTCCTCGGCAAGCGCGCCCAGCCGTTGTCGGACCCGATCCCAGTTCGGCCGCTGCGTGGCGGTCCGCTCGCCGAGGTCGGAAAGCAGCCGGGCGGCACGGGCGTAGACGAGGTCGGGCAGGTCCTTGCCGTCGTTCGCGGCCAACACGAACGCGGCCCAGTCGGCGAACTCGGTGCGAGCATCGAGCAGTGTCCAGTACCAGGTGAGCGCCAGCAGCAGTTGCAGCGCCTCCTCACCTCTGCCCGAGTCGCCGAGATAGCGCAGCGCCGCCAGGACGTTGTCGCGGTCCATGCTGAGACTGGTCAACGCGATCAGCTGGTCGCGACCGCGCAGCATCGGCTCCCAGCCGATCGCAGACGCCGCATAGTGCTCGGCATGCGCCAGCCGTACGTCGGCCAACTCGTCGCGTTCGGCCAGCCGCTCGACGCCGTACTCGCGGATCGTCTCCAGCATCCG from Microlunatus phosphovorus NM-1 includes:
- a CDS encoding ABC transporter permease, whose product is MSTTTLDTTTNPAPRLSVSTPPTERTPVSYLRHVFVVAQRSLIKTWRTPEALIDVTLQPVIFLALFTYIFGGAIAGGSQHDYLQFLLPGILGQTIAMAGIALGTNLNTDIEKGIFDRFRSLPIGRSVPLVGAVVADVARYLTLCVVTMGAGFAMGFRVQTGPTQVVAAMALCIGFALCFCWISVFIGMIARTSGAVQGIGFLIVLPLSFGSNTFVPTETMPGWLQAFVNVNPISHLVSTVRTLMLGGSYGTDLAWTLGWMAVLLVVFVPLALWGYRKRA